The stretch of DNA CCTCCAGGCCGTTCGCCACGGCGTCATGCCCGTGGCCGCTGCCATCGGCGACGACGCCGGCCCTGATCTCATCGAGGGGCCAGTGGGCGAGCAGCTCTGCCGAGGCCGACCCGGCCACGAACACCAGTGCCGCCAGGAGCCCGATGGCCGCCAGGCCGCACGGGCGGACAGGGACTGCGACCGGCTCACTTCGCATACGCCTCGACCTCCTGTAGGCCCGGCGTCTTCTGCTCGGGCAGCAGCTTCCCGGCGAGGATGCGCAGTGTCTTCACCTTGACCGGGTCGAACGACACGGTCAGCGGGCCGTCGCCGGCCAGCGTGCCCACGGTCTTCCACTCGCCCTCCGCGGCGCCGGGAACCTGCACCTCGGCAGCGGCGAGGCTGGTGGAGTACACCACCACGCGACCGATCTGCTGCTCGGCGGGCCAGATGAGCTGCAGCCACTGCTCACCCTTGGCCTCCTTGGCGTTCCAGCCCATGGAGGTGGTGATGCCATCCACGACGCGGTCAGGGTTGTTGCCATACACCGACCCGCTGGAGATGACAACGCGCACGCCGCTGTCCTCGAAGGCCAGGTTGCCGGGCTGCTTGCGCTCGCCTTCGGCTCTGGCGATGGTCTCGCGGGCAGCCTGGAGCGAGGCCCGGCCGGCCAGCGCCGTCCGGGTGGTGTAGATGTGGCTGTCGTAGATCTCGAAGCGATCAGTGAGCGTCCCGCCGTTGAGCGTGACACTGCGCCCCTCGGACACGACGGCCAACGTCGCCGGGGCACCCTTGAGGCTCAGGCTTACCTCCTGCGGCTCCGTCGCGGTGTTCACTGCGAAGATGAAGAGATCATTGCCGACGCGGCGCGCGGAGACGTGAAGGTGCTCGGGCTTGGGGGCTTTGACGGTGACCACGCCGGGGGCGTCGGGCGCCAGAACGGCTTCCTGCAGGTCCTTCATTTCGCGGGCGAGGAACGGCATTCCCAGGAACAGATCAGGGTAGTTGCTGATCTGCGAGTGGGTGTACCAGATGAACCCCTTGGCGCCGTAGACGGTCGCCTGGACGGCCTGGTTGCGCATCTCCATCAGGTTCGGCCCGCGGTTGCCGCTCTTGCCGTAGTCCCCGTAGTTGAAGGCCTGGGGTGTCACCCAGGCGGGCTTGCGGCCACCGGTCGCTTCGCGGACGGCCTGCATGAACTGCCCGGTCTTCTCGATGGGTGAGGCGGCCAGCCCGCCTTTGAGGAAGCACGGATACGGATCGGGCATCAGGACATCCCCGCCCCGCTCGTAACGGGCGATCCCGGGGATGGTGTCGTTGAGCATGATGCACGGGTGGTACGGGTCGGTATCGCGCACGACTTCGTAGATCTCCTGGGCGCGCTGGGGCAGGACGGGCCGCAGCTCCGGCTCGTCTGCCATGTACCAGGCGAACAGGCCGGGGTGGTCCATCAGGGCCTTCACCCGCCGCGTCAACTCGGTCTTCTCGGCTTCGTTGAGCGGGCGCTTCACATCCTCGTCCCGGTTCATGAAGGCCCGGCTGTAGGGGCTGAAGGTGGCGTAGGCGCCCTTCGCCGCCACTTCGTCCAACCACGCCCGTACCACGTCCTCGGCGAAGTACTCCTTGCTGTACGCCTGCAGGACCGTGTAGCCGTCTGCCGGGTCGAAGGTGGCCGGGGCCTGGCTGAACCAGCCGTAGGGCATGAAGGGCTTCCCGTTGTGCAGCAGCACATTGTGCTCATCCACGCGCCACTCGTGCCCATTGGGCGGCGGCGGGAGCTTGCGCAACGTCTTCTGCGCCGAGTGGACGACCTGCCCGCTCTTGTCCATGAGCGTCACGATCAGCCGGTAGTCCCCCACCTCCAGCTTGTCGGCGGGCAGGCTCATCATCACGGTCGGGGCCGCGGGCTGGGGCTTGGCGCGCGACACGGGCTTGGCCTCGGCGGGCGACTGGGCCCCGGCCGGCACCAGCACCGCGTGCAGCATCTTGCCCGCCAGCATCTCAGGCGCCAACGCCGACTGCACCGTGAACTGCACCTCGGCGATCTGCTGGCTGGCGTAGATGCAGTCGCGGTACGAGGGCTGCGTGATGTCAATGGCGAGGGGGGTATAGGTCAGCGTCAGCGGGAACTTGCGCACGCACAGCACCCGGTCGGGCTGCTGGCGGTCCACCAGCACCAGCCGTAGCGTCTGCGGTCCCTGCTCGCGCACCGGCACCCGGAAGGCCAGCTCGCGGCCCTGGGTGGCGTCGAAGCCGGCGGACACGACCCGCCCGGCGCTGCTGCCGGCCTTCGACACAAGCTCGGGCTTCAGGCGCACGAACCAGAACCGCCCGGTGTCATTGGTGACGTGCAGCTTGCCGGCATAGAACAGCCGCTCGCCCTCGGGCTGGAAGGCGGTCTCGTAGGGGTTCTTGACTGTCCACAGGAAGGGGCTGAGGTCCGCGCCCGGGAGCTTGAGCGTGGCATACAGATTCGGCTGGTGGAAGCCCCCGCGGCCCTCGGTGAAGCTCGACAGCTCCTGCTTGCCGGCCTGCCGCTCGCGCGCGACGTTGAGGGCCCAATCGCCCTTCGACAGGCTCGTGAGAGGCAGCTCCGTGAACGGGATGGCCACCTCCACCGTCCAGGAGGTCGGGGTCTTGCCGGTGGCGGCCTGCCAGTCCGCGTCCCATTCCGGGGTGCCCACATTGCCGCCCTGCCGCCGCTCGGCATCGTATAGCGTCCCCAACGGGTTGAGCGAGAAGTGGACATAGTCCAGCCGTGAGCTGCTCGGGACGATCATGAACTCGAACACATCATCCCGGTGGACGTGGCCGTCGCGCGCGGTCTCACGAGCGACCAGCTTGTCCATCTGCGGCTCCAGCAACTCGGCGGCCAGGTAGAGCTTCTGGTCATCGAAGGCGACCTTGAAGCGCGTCTGGGCCGTCGCCGGCCTGGCGCCTTCGCCCAGCAGCGTGAAGTTGCTATACCACTGCCCCTGCTGCCAGACGGCGTCATCGAGCTTGCCGTCCAGCATGGGGGGTGCGGTTGCCCTGATGGCGACAACGTCCGGCGCGGCCACGGCCGCGCCAGCCAGGAGGATTGCAGCTAGAAGCAGTGAATAGCGTGGCATCGCGATCTCCTTGAACAGGTTGCCGCCAGTTTCGCGTCGCGCGGCCGATCCCCTTCCCGCCCAGAAGGTGAGACCCATGTCCAACCGAGGGAAACTGCAGCGACGGTACGCGCAGATGGCTGAGGACGAGCGGGCTCGGCAGCGGGCACTGCACCTGGGGTACGACGAGGCGGAGTTGCGAGCCCTGCCGCCAGCGGCCGTCATCAGCTTCGGCTGCGGCAACCCCCTGGCGTTGGCGGAACTGCGTCCGGGGGAGGTGGTGCTCGATCTGGGCAGCGGTGTGGGGCTTGACGCGCTGCTGGCTGCGCGCCGGGTCGGCCCTACCGGGCGCGTCATCGGGGTGGATGCCACGCCGGAGATGGTCGGGAAGGCCCGGCGCAACGCCAGCCAGGCCGGTCTGGGGAACGTAAGCTTCGCCGTCAGTGAGATCGAGAGCCTGCCCCTGGCGGACGCGAGCGTGGATGTGGCGCTATCCAACTGCGTACTGAACCACTGCGCCGACAAGCTGAGGGCCTTCGAGGAGGTCCGACGCTGCCTGCGGTCCAACGGCCGGGCACTCATCACCGACTTGATGTTCGAGGGTGCGTGCGACCAAGCGCTGCTCGACCAGGTGGACCCCATCTGGCATGAATGGCTGAGACTGGCGTCCCCTGCGAAGGCCTACCTGCAGGCGCTGGACCGGGCCGGCTTCGCGGTGGAGGTGCTGGGCAAAGCGCCCTACCCGGCGGGCGAGGGTGACGCGCTGGCCGGGCAGGTCACCAACCTGTACCTCCGGGCCACGCGCCGCGACTAGCCGGCCACACAGAAGTCACGGAGTACGGGAGCCTACCCGATGGAGCGCGGCTCTCCAGAGCCGCATCGTCGTGGGCACGCGACGACCTACGCGCGTGGGGACACGCGCGCCCACGCGATCATCCCGCCATCCGTTCGCGGTCGGTGACCGCTCCCACGCCCTGTCCATCCCCCGGCCCTTCATCCCCTCATCGCCTCATCCCCCATCCCACCATCCCCTACCCCTGCCACTCCGGGCCGGCCACCACCCGCACGTGGGCGTCGGGGCGGAAGTACTTGCGGGCGGCTTCGAGGATCGCTTCCCGCGTCACGCCGCGGACCAGGTCGGGATAGCGCTCGTAGTAGTCCTCGCCCAGCCCCCACTTCTCGATGCTCAGGAGGCACCACATGATCTTGCTCTTGCCTTCCAGGAGCATCGCCAGGGAGCCGAGCAGGTTGGCGACCAGGTGGTCGTACTCCTCCTGGCTGACCAGCTCCTGCTGCATCTGGCGCGTCTGCTGGAGCATCGTGTCTGTGGCCAACTGGACGTTCTTGGGGTTGACGCCGGCCTGGGCGAACCACATGGCCGGCCCGTGCAGCTCGCCGCCGGCGGCATAGCAGTAGTAGGCCAGCCCCAGTTCATCGCGCACGGTCGCCCCGAAGCGCCCCATGAAGCCCAGTTGGCCCAGGATGTTGATGGCGAAGCTCAGGGGCAGGAAGTCCTCGTGGGGCCGGGGCACGCCGGTGGTGGCCATCACGATGTCACACTGGGTCTTGCTGGCCATGGGCACATCGCGCGTGACCATCTCGGCGGGAGGCTCGGCGGCCAGCTCGGGGAAGGCCGCCGGGGGCTGGGCCGGCTGCCAGGTCCCCAGACGCTCGCGGACCATATCCACGGCGCGCTCGGGATCCATATCACCGACCAAGACGGCGATGCCCCTGTCGGGGTGAACCGCCTCCCGATGGTAGGCCAGCAGGTCCTCGCGGGTTAGCGCCGCAATGGCCTCGCTCTCCCCGCGCTCCCAGGTGTGGTACGGGTGCCCGGCGGGGTACAGCAGCTGCCGCGCCGCCTTCAGCGCCACGTCGCGGGTGCTGTCCTCGTTCTCGCGCAACGAGGTCAGGATCTCCGACCGGACCTTGCCGATCTCCTCCTCGGGGAAGGTCGGGTTCAGGAGCATGTCGGTCGCAGTGTCCAGCAGCAGGTCGAGGTTCCCGCTGAGGGAGTTGCCGAAGAACTGGGTGCCCTCCACGGTCGAGCCGACCCCGAAGGTGGCCCCGACCCCATCGAGGGCCTCAGACAGCTCGCGGTAGGTCTTCGTGGTGGTGCCGCGCTCGAAGCTGGCGGCGGCGAAGCGCGCCCGGCCGGCCTGGGCAGCGGTGTCGAGCACACTGCCGCCCTTGAAGACGCCGCCGAGGGAGACCGAAGGCGTCAGTGACGACTGGCAGGCGACGACACGCAGACCGTTGTCGAGCGTCTCGCGCCGGGCCTGACGGAACATCTCCAGGCCGGTGTAGAAGAAGAACTGCTGTACGGCGGGGGCTTGTACCCCGCCCAAGGCCATGGCGGGCAGGGCGGGCAGTAGGGCAGGCGGCTCGCCTGCCCGCGCGGGCGAGCCGCCCGCGTTACTGGCGTCCTTCTCATCAGTCGGAAGGAACCACCCGGTGGTGCGGGTATTGGGCGTCAGATAGGTCTGGGCGACGCGCAGCACATCCTCAGCCGTCACCGCCTCCACCTTGCTCTCCAGCGTCGTGACATCGCGGTAGCTGCCGACCATCTCCGCCTGTCCCAGCAGGCCGGCGATGCCGGTGGCGCCCTCGCCGGTGTAGGCGACGGCGGCGCGAATCTGCGTCTTGGCCTTCTGCATCTC from bacterium encodes:
- a CDS encoding carbohydrate binding family 9 domain-containing protein — encoded protein: MPRYSLLLAAILLAGAAVAAPDVVAIRATAPPMLDGKLDDAVWQQGQWYSNFTLLGEGARPATAQTRFKVAFDDQKLYLAAELLEPQMDKLVARETARDGHVHRDDVFEFMIVPSSSRLDYVHFSLNPLGTLYDAERRQGGNVGTPEWDADWQAATGKTPTSWTVEVAIPFTELPLTSLSKGDWALNVARERQAGKQELSSFTEGRGGFHQPNLYATLKLPGADLSPFLWTVKNPYETAFQPEGERLFYAGKLHVTNDTGRFWFVRLKPELVSKAGSSAGRVVSAGFDATQGRELAFRVPVREQGPQTLRLVLVDRQQPDRVLCVRKFPLTLTYTPLAIDITQPSYRDCIYASQQIAEVQFTVQSALAPEMLAGKMLHAVLVPAGAQSPAEAKPVSRAKPQPAAPTVMMSLPADKLEVGDYRLIVTLMDKSGQVVHSAQKTLRKLPPPPNGHEWRVDEHNVLLHNGKPFMPYGWFSQAPATFDPADGYTVLQAYSKEYFAEDVVRAWLDEVAAKGAYATFSPYSRAFMNRDEDVKRPLNEAEKTELTRRVKALMDHPGLFAWYMADEPELRPVLPQRAQEIYEVVRDTDPYHPCIMLNDTIPGIARYERGGDVLMPDPYPCFLKGGLAASPIEKTGQFMQAVREATGGRKPAWVTPQAFNYGDYGKSGNRGPNLMEMRNQAVQATVYGAKGFIWYTHSQISNYPDLFLGMPFLAREMKDLQEAVLAPDAPGVVTVKAPKPEHLHVSARRVGNDLFIFAVNTATEPQEVSLSLKGAPATLAVVSEGRSVTLNGGTLTDRFEIYDSHIYTTRTALAGRASLQAARETIARAEGERKQPGNLAFEDSGVRVVISSGSVYGNNPDRVVDGITTSMGWNAKEAKGEQWLQLIWPAEQQIGRVVVYSTSLAAAEVQVPGAAEGEWKTVGTLAGDGPLTVSFDPVKVKTLRILAGKLLPEQKTPGLQEVEAYAK
- a CDS encoding insulinase family protein, coding for MLDFPVRETILDNGLKVLTVEHRVAPITSVWTWYRVGSRNERPGITGISHWTEHMCFKGGAEFGKGDIFKEVSRVGGMNNGMTGTDYTVYFETLPSDHAELGLRIEADRMASARFEPDEVTSERTVIISEREGAENYPQFLLFEELSLAALRTHPYRWSVVGWKADLQRITHADLWSHYKSFYAPDNAVLLIVGDFETEAMLADVQRLYGGIAGHADVPEVRSVEPPQEGERRFVLRRPGTAAYLGMAFHIPQAGHADEPALRVLTSILSGTGSLSWMAPGGGGWKTSRLYRALVDTELATSAGCRLTPGSIDPGLANFFVTARVGVEPERIEEAVLKVIEEALAAPPTEDEMQKAKTQIRAAVAYTGEGATGIAGLLGQAEMVGSYRDVTTLESKVEAVTAEDVLRVAQTYLTPNTRTTGWFLPTDEKDASNAGGSPARAGEPPALLPALPAMALGGVQAPAVQQFFFYTGLEMFRQARRETLDNGLRVVACQSSLTPSVSLGGVFKGGSVLDTAAQAGRARFAAASFERGTTTKTYRELSEALDGVGATFGVGSTVEGTQFFGNSLSGNLDLLLDTATDMLLNPTFPEEEIGKVRSEILTSLRENEDSTRDVALKAARQLLYPAGHPYHTWERGESEAIAALTREDLLAYHREAVHPDRGIAVLVGDMDPERAVDMVRERLGTWQPAQPPAAFPELAAEPPAEMVTRDVPMASKTQCDIVMATTGVPRPHEDFLPLSFAINILGQLGFMGRFGATVRDELGLAYYCYAAGGELHGPAMWFAQAGVNPKNVQLATDTMLQQTRQMQQELVSQEEYDHLVANLLGSLAMLLEGKSKIMWCLLSIEKWGLGEDYYERYPDLVRGVTREAILEAARKYFRPDAHVRVVAGPEWQG
- a CDS encoding methyltransferase domain-containing protein, whose translation is MSNRGKLQRRYAQMAEDERARQRALHLGYDEAELRALPPAAVISFGCGNPLALAELRPGEVVLDLGSGVGLDALLAARRVGPTGRVIGVDATPEMVGKARRNASQAGLGNVSFAVSEIESLPLADASVDVALSNCVLNHCADKLRAFEEVRRCLRSNGRALITDLMFEGACDQALLDQVDPIWHEWLRLASPAKAYLQALDRAGFAVEVLGKAPYPAGEGDALAGQVTNLYLRATRRD